In Stanieria sp. NIES-3757, the DNA window CATTCTCCCGAATAATCGTACATACCGCAGGTGAGCATAACGCTGATTACATCTTGCACATAACGCTCATCCAACGCTCTTTCTTGGGTAACTGGATTTACACCCCCATTGGCTAGAGTCGCTGCCATCATTCCCAGATCCCGAGCATTAACCATAATCGAACACTGTTGAAAATACAGGTCGAGGGTTTCTTCAATGCGATCGCCAATCATGCCAAAATTAAGCATTAAATAGGCGATCGCTCGGTTTCTATTGCCTGTTGCTTTTTCTGAAAGAAACACAGGTACGTTGATATCTAGTTCCCTTCCCGTATAGCGACGGAACATATCTAAAACACGTTTAAGTCTTTCTGTAGCACTGTTGCCTCGAATCAGATCTGTAGTAGCGATCGCTCCTGCATTAACCATCGGATTATAGGGACGATTGGTTTTTTCATCCAGAACAATAGAGTTAAAGGCTTCTCCCGTGGGTTCAACGCTTACTTTACTGTTGACATATTCCCTGCCACAATCTTCTAACGCCAAGCCATAAACAAAGGCTTTAGAAATCGACTGAATAGTAAACAGTTTGTCACAATCGCCTACTTCAAATTCCTGTCCTTTACTAGTAATTGCACAAATACCAAACCATTCGGGAGCAGCTAAAGCTAGTTCTGGGATGTAATCAGCCACTGCACCATCTGTAAGAGATTGATATTTTTCATGTAAGTCGATTAGATAGCTACGAAAAGGAGAAGCAACTGCCTGAATGGAGTTAGTCAGAGAAGTCAAATCGTTGTTTGCCATGAGCGTAGAATTATGAAATATTTTTGGTTAAGCAACAATGTGTTGAGCTACTTTGCTAAATTCCTGACTTACAGGATGAGTGGGATATTTGACGCAAAAAACTCCTTCGCTGGCAAGCTGTACCAAATCTTCTGATAAAGGAAATATTCCCGCTACGGGTGCGGTATAGGTTTCCTCTACTTTTTGCCGTAATGCTTCTAAATTCATACTGCTCAAAACCTTATTTATCGCTAGCAGCATCTTACGTACTTTTAATTGTCGCGCCACATCCACAGTTACTGCCGTACCTTGATAGTCTTGTTTATCGGGACGCAAAATCAAAATCAAGATGTGAGAAATAGCGATTGACAGAAAAGTTTCTTTTGACAAACCTGGATGAGTATCGATGAATAAATAGTCTAGTTGCAAACCCTTGACTAACTTGCGAAAGCCATCATTGAGAAGTTTGACATCGTAGCCTTCTTTAAGAATTTTGGCAATGTTATCTGCTTTGAAACTAGAGGGTACTAAAAAAAGTTTGCCATTCCCTTCTATGCCTACATTAGCACTGACATCGTAAGCAGCATCTTCCATTGCTGCTCGTCCCCAAAGATAATCATTAAGAGTTTTGTTAATATCGTCTGCTTCGAGACTAAAAAGCATATGAATACCAGGAGAAGGCAAATCAGTATCAACAATGCCGACTCGATTACCTTGCGAAGCAACAGTTGTTGCTAAGTTGGCAGTAAAATTAGATTTTCCTGTTCCGCCACGATAGGAATGAATAGAGATAACTTTAGGCATTTCGTATATTTAGATACTAAAAATTATTTTTGCTATTTGTAAATTAAGTGTAAAGTATACAGCATTATCGCTTTAATAATAACCAAAAAAATTAGCGTTAATTAAAGTAAAAAAACGCTATTTTGTCATGAATTAATGACAGTTTTTAACTAGTGTAGGGTAGCAGAAATAAGGAAATAATCCCCTAGTTAAGTAGCTCGGCGCAAATAAGGCTAACTGACTAAAATCGTCATCATTTGTATTTTGCAATATAGTTTGGTTTATTCTGACTGACTTACTTAAATAGAAGATTAAATAGTAAAGAAATCACGTTAAAAATCAACCATTTCTGTAACAGTTTTAGCTATTTCTTGTGGTTGCCAGAGAGCTACTGTATTTAAACTACCTTCCAGAAACATAGTTTGACAGAGACGGCGTTGAATCTTACCACTGGAAGTTTTGGGAATGCTACCAGTTTTAATAAATGCGATCGCACTTACTTCGATTTCGTGTTCTTTGGCTACGGCTTGACAGATGGTATTTACCAATTCCTCTACATTCAAGTTTCTTAAATAACTACGTTCGATTTCCTGAACAATAACTAATTTTTCTGCTGTGCCTGTTTCTACAGCAAAAGCTGCACCACAATTGAGCCTAAAGGCAGGATGGGATTCTTGTACTGTTCTTTCTACGTGTTGGGGATAACAATATCTGCCCCAAAAAATCATGACTTCTTTTAATCGCCCTGTAATATAAAGTTCTTCGTCTTGGAAAAAGCCTAAATCACCTGTGCGTAAAAAGGGTCCTTCGCCTGTGGCAAGATAAGCTTGAAAGGTTTGTTGAGTTTCTTCTGGTTGTTCCCAATAACCCTTACCAACTCCCGAACCCGATACCCAAATTTCTCCTACTTGTTTGTCATTGCATTGAGTTAAAGATTCGGGATTAACAATAATGATTTTGGTATCTAACCAATTTTTACCACAACCAACAACTGCTCTTACTCCTGCTTGTTCGGGGGCAATTTCCACTACTTGATTTTGAGCTAAAGCTGTCCCATCAACATATTTGATCTGAGGAGGTGCGGTTTGTAAGCCTCCAGAAACAAATAAAGTAGTTTCTGCCATGCCATAACAAGGATAAAAAGCTCTTGAGCGAAAACCACAAGCAGCAAAAATACTACTAAATCGAGCGATAGTTTCCGCCCTTACAGGTTCAGCACCAGAAAAAGCTACTTGCCAACTACTTAAATCTAATTCAGCTAACTGTTCTTCTGTGGCACGCAGACATAGTAAATCGTAAGCAAAATTAGGCCCACCACTAGTAGTAGCGCGATAGTGAGAAATAGCTTTTAACCAGTTAAGAGGCTGTTGACTTAAAGCGATCGGAGACATCAAAATACTTTCTGTTCCTAAATACACTGGCTGCAACACATTGCCAATTAAACCCATGTCGTGATACATCGGTAACCAACCCACTACTACAGTATCTTCTGTATGTTGGAAGGCTTGTTTGATCATCTCTTCGTTACAAAGAATATTGCCATGGGTTACCATCACTCCTTTAGGTATGCCTGTCGAACCAGAAGTGTATTGTAAAAAAGCTAGAGTATCTGAATTAATTTTTGGTTGCAGCCAATCTTGAGCCAGATCCGAAGCTAGATCGTCAGTAGCAATCAAGTTAAATCCCGTATTTGCTAATTGAGACTCAAAAATAGTTAAAAAATCTTGAGTTGTTAAAACAATCGTTGCCCCTGATGCGATCGCTCTTTGTTGAAGTTTAGCAATTTCCTTACCATGGCGTGGTGGAGTCGTAGTAACCGCAATCACTTCTGCATAAAGACAACCAAAAAAAGCTGCAATAAATTCTAAACCCGCATCATAAGAATAAACCAACAAAGCCCTCGAACCAGCAGGAACTAAAGATTGCAACTTTGCTGCGATCGCTCTAGCTTGACAATCTAATTCAGCATAAGTTAAAAGTGCCGATTCTGTTTTACTATCTTTAAGGAATCTATAGGCAATTTGGTTTGGTCGATCTAAAGCTCTATAGTTTAAAAGATCAACTAAATTAGAATGATTTGTCATTTGCTCCTGTTTAACTGATAAAAGTAAAAAAGTAAGGAACTTATGTTGTCAAAAATAATTCAAAATACACTAGCTAACTATTGATAGTGGATTAATTATTTTTTATCTTTGTTGTATCTGTAATATGTTGTTCATTAACTTTACTTCTGGTAACTTAAATAAAATCTTATCTCGTCTTTTTACTACTGGTATCCTAGCAGCAATGGGTGTCTTTGGAGGTATAGTTCCAGAGATTTCTCCGCAATTTCCACAGTTGTCAATGATTTCTTATGCTTATGCTCAAGACTATACTCAAGATGAAGTAGTCAATTATGCTAGGGCTGGTTTTCAAGTAGAAATGTTACGACAACAGGTTTATAAAGAAATTAAAGGTATTATTAATCAACCTCCACCAGATATAGTTTGTAATCAACCAGCAACTTTAGAAAATTTATCTAGTAATGTTAGAAAAATTGCTAGCCAATATTGCAATGATTCTCGACAAATTGTTCAACGAAATAACTTAACAATTAATCGCTTTAATGAACTTAAACAAGTCTACGATAGTGGCGGTTCTTTTTATCAACAAGTTCAAAATATTTTAATTGAGCTTCAAAAACCTTAAAAAAATAGATTATCTGAAATTATTATTATTTTTTGATCTTACTTTTCACATTCTATATTTAATTAAATAAAAATATGGTCTTAATCGATGAGAATTGACCATATTCTTAAAAATTTAATTTTGTTTAAAATTACACTTTACTTAAATTAGAAAAACTAATTTTTAAGTAATCTTCTTCCATTTTTGCTCCTGAGGGACTTAACGCAGCCAAGGCTTGAGGCAAAACCAAATTGCGACGATGATTTCCAATTCTAATGTTTAACTCATCACCAGTTTTATTTAATTGAATTTGTTCTTTAGGAATTCCTGGTAAATATAATTCCAAACTATAATTGTCTTTGTTTTGCACTACTTTAACAGTATTTTCGCGATAATAAACTTGAGCGGGATCTTCGTCTCGATAGAGAATCTCCTTAAGCTTTTC includes these proteins:
- a CDS encoding cell division inhibitor, whose amino-acid sequence is MPKVISIHSYRGGTGKSNFTANLATTVASQGNRVGIVDTDLPSPGIHMLFSLEADDINKTLNDYLWGRAAMEDAAYDVSANVGIEGNGKLFLVPSSFKADNIAKILKEGYDVKLLNDGFRKLVKGLQLDYLFIDTHPGLSKETFLSIAISHILILILRPDKQDYQGTAVTVDVARQLKVRKMLLAINKVLSSMNLEALRQKVEETYTAPVAGIFPLSEDLVQLASEGVFCVKYPTHPVSQEFSKVAQHIVA
- a CDS encoding AMP-dependent synthetase and ligase — its product is MTNHSNLVDLLNYRALDRPNQIAYRFLKDSKTESALLTYAELDCQARAIAAKLQSLVPAGSRALLVYSYDAGLEFIAAFFGCLYAEVIAVTTTPPRHGKEIAKLQQRAIASGATIVLTTQDFLTIFESQLANTGFNLIATDDLASDLAQDWLQPKINSDTLAFLQYTSGSTGIPKGVMVTHGNILCNEEMIKQAFQHTEDTVVVGWLPMYHDMGLIGNVLQPVYLGTESILMSPIALSQQPLNWLKAISHYRATTSGGPNFAYDLLCLRATEEQLAELDLSSWQVAFSGAEPVRAETIARFSSIFAACGFRSRAFYPCYGMAETTLFVSGGLQTAPPQIKYVDGTALAQNQVVEIAPEQAGVRAVVGCGKNWLDTKIIIVNPESLTQCNDKQVGEIWVSGSGVGKGYWEQPEETQQTFQAYLATGEGPFLRTGDLGFFQDEELYITGRLKEVMIFWGRYCYPQHVERTVQESHPAFRLNCGAAFAVETGTAEKLVIVQEIERSYLRNLNVEELVNTICQAVAKEHEIEVSAIAFIKTGSIPKTSSGKIQRRLCQTMFLEGSLNTVALWQPQEIAKTVTEMVDF
- a CDS encoding Glutaminase — protein: MANNDLTSLTNSIQAVASPFRSYLIDLHEKYQSLTDGAVADYIPELALAAPEWFGICAITSKGQEFEVGDCDKLFTIQSISKAFVYGLALEDCGREYVNSKVSVEPTGEAFNSIVLDEKTNRPYNPMVNAGAIATTDLIRGNSATERLKRVLDMFRRYTGRELDINVPVFLSEKATGNRNRAIAYLMLNFGMIGDRIEETLDLYFQQCSIMVNARDLGMMAATLANGGVNPVTQERALDERYVQDVISVMLTCGMYDYSGEWIYKVGMPAKSGVGGGITALVPGKLGIGTFSPPLDAKGNSVRGIKVCEDLARDFGLHLFNVAKPERDLNEWIEGNDLVDGW
- the ycf39 gene encoding hypothetical protein YCF39, giving the protein MLFINFTSGNLNKILSRLFTTGILAAMGVFGGIVPEISPQFPQLSMISYAYAQDYTQDEVVNYARAGFQVEMLRQQVYKEIKGIINQPPPDIVCNQPATLENLSSNVRKIASQYCNDSRQIVQRNNLTINRFNELKQVYDSGGSFYQQVQNILIELQKP